From a single Thermoanaerobaculia bacterium genomic region:
- a CDS encoding DUF4956 domain-containing protein produces MGEMFGKLTAAWEGKGPPLGVGSFLLLLAISAIAAIVVAQLYVQFYGRRATGSEIHRAFPLIAIAVTAIFICIQFSLPLSLGLLGALSIVRFRTPIKEPEEIGFLMVVIATSLAAATGLLGFLGALLAAAVLVLLVQELVRPVFRRGSSTGLVIATFDEVGYAAHSEAFFAALAASGRSGVLESLTRLDGRVSVTWRFAGLKSSEAPAVERLLQERAAPQSLAIVYPQSASSR; encoded by the coding sequence ATGGGGGAGATGTTCGGCAAGCTGACCGCCGCCTGGGAGGGCAAGGGACCGCCGCTCGGTGTCGGCTCGTTCCTCCTCCTGCTCGCCATCTCGGCCATCGCGGCGATCGTCGTCGCCCAGCTCTACGTTCAGTTCTACGGCCGTCGCGCCACCGGCAGCGAGATCCACCGCGCCTTTCCGCTCATCGCCATCGCGGTGACGGCGATCTTCATCTGCATCCAGTTCTCGTTGCCGCTCTCGCTCGGCCTCCTGGGCGCGCTCTCGATCGTGCGCTTCCGGACGCCGATCAAGGAGCCCGAAGAGATCGGCTTCCTGATGGTCGTCATCGCCACCTCGCTCGCCGCGGCGACCGGGCTGCTGGGCTTCCTCGGCGCCCTGCTCGCCGCCGCGGTGCTCGTCCTCCTGGTGCAGGAGCTGGTGCGTCCGGTCTTCCGCCGGGGCAGCTCGACCGGTCTGGTGATCGCGACCTTCGACGAGGTCGGCTATGCGGCTCACAGTGAGGCGTTCTTCGCGGCGCTCGCGGCCTCCGGCCGGTCGGGGGTCCTCGAGAGCCTGACGCGCCTCGACGGGCGGGTCTCGGTCACCTGGCGTTTCGCGGGCTTGAAGAGCTCGGAGGCGCCCGCCGTCGAGCGGCTGCTGCAGGAGCGCGCCGCACCGCAGAGCCTCGCCATCGTCTACCCCCAGAGCGCCAGCAGCCGGTGA
- a CDS encoding VTC domain-containing protein: MTSASPSPSFAPPEAVVPGVTLSAEPLQALDHEVKFVFPGATLAVARAILSGACRREEPHAASLVETIYFDGPGLESLAEKLGSDYLKTKIRLRWYDHSPAVWLEVKRRVGSRREKLRLPVAAKAIDGRELSRRSLDSPALTRIPALLADAREAVPAGLRPAVHLTYRRERFVEPASGLRIALDSEITALRIADWASAAPGIRQLPGNLRSPFLVELKGGNRDLPPGLAGLAALGGRRESFSKYSFCLLD; the protein is encoded by the coding sequence ATGACCTCGGCTTCGCCTTCGCCATCGTTCGCGCCTCCTGAGGCGGTCGTGCCCGGCGTCACGCTCTCCGCAGAGCCACTGCAGGCGCTCGACCACGAGGTCAAGTTCGTCTTCCCGGGCGCCACGCTCGCCGTGGCGCGGGCGATCCTCTCGGGCGCCTGCCGGCGGGAGGAGCCGCACGCCGCGAGCCTCGTCGAGACGATCTACTTCGACGGTCCGGGGCTCGAGTCGCTGGCGGAGAAGCTCGGCAGCGACTATCTGAAGACCAAGATCCGCCTGCGCTGGTACGACCACTCGCCGGCGGTCTGGCTGGAGGTCAAGCGCCGGGTCGGCAGCCGGCGCGAGAAGCTGCGGCTCCCGGTGGCAGCGAAGGCGATCGACGGCCGCGAGCTCTCGCGCCGGAGTCTCGATTCGCCCGCCCTCACCCGGATTCCGGCGCTCCTCGCGGACGCCCGCGAGGCCGTACCGGCAGGGCTGCGGCCGGCGGTGCACCTCACCTATCGCCGGGAGCGCTTCGTCGAGCCCGCTTCGGGTCTGCGGATCGCCCTCGACAGCGAGATCACCGCCCTGCGGATCGCGGACTGGGCCTCAGCAGCGCCCGGGATCCGGCAACTCCCCGGGAACCTGCGCTCGCCGTTCCTGGTCGAGCTCAAGGGCGGGAACCGCGACCTGCCGCCGGGGCTCGCAGGGCTCGCGGCGCTCGGCGGCCGTCGCGAGTCGTTTTCCAAGTACAGTTTCTGTCTGCTCGACTGA
- a CDS encoding isoleucine--tRNA ligase — protein sequence MTTPRFPRVPAGYPFPQLEEAVLDLWRREAVFSRSVGKNAGGPEFTFFEGPPTANNTPHVGHVLTRVVKDLFPRFQTMRGKRVARKAGWDTHGLAVEIEVEKRLGLAGKRDIEQLVPGDPRASIEQFNRACYDSVMTYERQWRAMTERVGYWVDLDDAYFTYSNRYVESVWWALGELYDKKLLFEGHKVQPYCARCGTTLSSHEVAQNYKEIEDPSIWVLFPARPGRRLSTVEGREFVVPTDFYLVAWTTTPWTMPGHSGLAVHPGLVYRVVEHPTRPGARLLFADQIEIPIPYEVEIDGKRQKRDLRDQPALARFSGDTLQGLRYDRPYRTGPFDERQRPDLAPQPPPSDEDGWLVVTADYVTASDGTGLVHTAPAFGADDYATGQKYGLPLFKTVEADGKIAAKAGLERFAGTWFKDADKEILRDLKERQLLLHSERYKHSYPFCWRCDTPLLQFASKSWFVKTTAIRDRLVAKNLTIDWHPEAIGKGRFGNWLEGVVDWALSRKRYWGTPLPIWKCDLCPAERVFSSFTELFHEAGKRVPDDLYDRAQFDPHRPMIDDLTWECYGCRDEGRNGVFRRVEDVIDAWFDSGAMPFAQHHYPFENAELVAPGGKFAPADFISEAVDQTRGWFYTLHVLACALFDSVAFEHCIVMGHVNDDQGRKMSKRLGNVVDPLGVIAETGADAMRWYFYVNDPEQTSRFSAKLVREAAQGLQLPIWNALSFFTIYANLDGWQPRPDRAIPVENRADLDRWILGRLDTEIEQIALLLEGYRIAEPARRLEAFVDDLNNWYIRRSRDRFWSAATADGVAEPDAKSSNKEAAYQTLYTVLTTLARLIAPFTPFLAETLHEHLVRSVNPDAPVSVHLEDWPEATGILERDRSLLALVGAMGLAKRIVGLGRVARAEHDLKNRQPLASATLVLAPEIFGVDVRPQLERVRGLVLDELNVKDIFFAERRGDFVTHEVRPNFRVLGKKLGGRMKSAQAALLAADGDVLAETLARDGRIEILADGGALVLLPEDLEVRLIEKEGMATANDGELLVALDPQLTPALICEGRAREVVNRLQTARKEAGLDYADRIRVRYSAAPELEAAIATHRDWISGETLAVDWQSGDAESGNGDGLAPAPIDDLGFAFAIVRAS from the coding sequence ATGACGACCCCCAGATTCCCGCGGGTGCCAGCGGGCTATCCGTTCCCGCAGCTCGAAGAGGCCGTGCTCGACCTCTGGCGCCGTGAGGCCGTCTTTTCGCGATCGGTCGGGAAGAACGCCGGCGGCCCCGAGTTCACCTTCTTCGAAGGCCCGCCGACCGCCAACAACACGCCGCACGTCGGGCACGTGCTGACCCGGGTGGTCAAGGACCTCTTCCCGCGCTTCCAGACCATGCGCGGCAAACGGGTCGCCAGGAAGGCCGGCTGGGACACCCACGGCCTGGCGGTCGAGATCGAGGTCGAGAAGCGGCTCGGTCTCGCCGGCAAGCGCGACATCGAGCAACTCGTCCCCGGCGACCCCCGCGCCTCGATCGAACAGTTCAACCGCGCCTGCTACGACTCAGTGATGACCTATGAGCGCCAGTGGCGAGCGATGACCGAGCGCGTCGGCTACTGGGTGGATCTCGACGACGCCTACTTCACCTACTCGAACCGCTACGTCGAGTCGGTCTGGTGGGCGTTGGGCGAGCTCTACGACAAGAAGCTCCTCTTCGAGGGGCACAAAGTTCAGCCCTATTGCGCCCGCTGCGGCACGACGCTCTCCTCTCACGAGGTCGCACAGAACTACAAGGAGATCGAGGACCCGTCGATTTGGGTGCTCTTCCCGGCCCGACCCGGACGGCGTCTTTCGACCGTCGAGGGCAGGGAGTTCGTCGTTCCCACCGACTTCTATCTCGTCGCCTGGACAACAACCCCATGGACGATGCCGGGCCACTCGGGCCTGGCGGTTCATCCCGGACTCGTCTATCGCGTCGTCGAGCATCCGACTCGACCCGGAGCCCGCCTCCTCTTCGCCGACCAGATCGAGATCCCGATTCCGTACGAGGTCGAGATCGACGGCAAGCGCCAGAAACGGGATCTCCGCGATCAGCCGGCGCTCGCGCGTTTCAGCGGCGATACGCTCCAGGGCCTCCGATACGACCGGCCGTATCGCACCGGACCTTTCGACGAGCGACAGCGTCCCGATCTCGCCCCGCAGCCGCCGCCCTCCGACGAGGACGGCTGGCTGGTGGTCACTGCCGACTACGTCACCGCGAGCGACGGCACGGGCCTCGTGCACACGGCGCCGGCCTTCGGCGCCGACGACTACGCGACGGGGCAGAAGTACGGCCTGCCCCTGTTCAAGACGGTCGAGGCCGACGGCAAGATCGCGGCGAAGGCGGGGCTCGAGCGCTTCGCCGGAACATGGTTCAAGGATGCGGACAAGGAGATCCTCCGCGACCTCAAGGAGCGTCAGCTCCTGTTGCACTCCGAGCGCTACAAGCACAGTTACCCGTTCTGCTGGCGCTGCGATACGCCACTCCTCCAGTTCGCCTCCAAGAGCTGGTTCGTCAAGACGACCGCGATCCGCGACCGTTTGGTGGCCAAGAATCTGACGATCGACTGGCATCCGGAGGCGATCGGCAAGGGCCGCTTCGGCAACTGGCTCGAAGGCGTGGTCGACTGGGCCCTTTCCCGCAAGCGCTATTGGGGCACACCGCTGCCGATCTGGAAGTGCGACCTCTGCCCCGCCGAGCGCGTCTTTTCCTCCTTTACCGAGCTTTTCCACGAGGCCGGCAAGAGAGTGCCGGATGACCTCTACGATCGCGCCCAGTTCGATCCGCATCGCCCGATGATCGACGACCTGACCTGGGAGTGCTACGGCTGCCGGGACGAGGGCAGGAACGGCGTCTTCCGCAGGGTCGAGGATGTCATCGACGCCTGGTTCGATTCCGGCGCGATGCCGTTCGCTCAGCATCACTACCCGTTCGAGAACGCCGAGCTGGTCGCGCCAGGGGGCAAGTTCGCCCCCGCCGACTTCATCTCGGAGGCCGTGGACCAGACCCGCGGCTGGTTCTACACCCTGCACGTCCTCGCCTGCGCCCTCTTCGACTCGGTCGCCTTCGAGCACTGCATCGTCATGGGGCACGTCAACGACGACCAGGGCCGCAAGATGTCGAAACGCCTCGGCAACGTCGTCGATCCGCTGGGCGTCATCGCCGAGACCGGCGCCGACGCGATGCGCTGGTACTTCTACGTCAACGACCCCGAGCAGACCTCGCGCTTCTCGGCGAAGCTGGTGCGCGAAGCGGCGCAGGGGTTGCAGCTGCCGATCTGGAACGCTCTCTCTTTCTTCACGATCTACGCCAATCTCGACGGCTGGCAGCCGCGCCCCGACCGCGCCATACCGGTCGAGAATCGGGCGGATCTGGACCGATGGATCCTCGGACGCCTCGATACCGAGATCGAGCAGATCGCGCTGCTGCTCGAGGGCTATCGGATCGCCGAACCGGCCCGCCGGCTCGAGGCCTTCGTCGACGACCTGAACAACTGGTATATCCGCCGCAGCCGGGATCGCTTCTGGAGTGCGGCTACGGCCGACGGGGTCGCGGAGCCGGACGCGAAAAGCTCGAACAAGGAAGCTGCCTATCAGACGCTGTACACGGTCCTGACCACCCTTGCCCGGCTGATCGCTCCCTTCACTCCTTTCCTCGCCGAGACGCTTCACGAGCACCTCGTGCGGTCCGTGAATCCCGACGCTCCCGTGAGCGTTCATCTCGAGGACTGGCCCGAGGCGACAGGTATCCTGGAGCGGGATCGCAGCCTTCTCGCGCTCGTCGGCGCAATGGGCCTCGCGAAGCGCATCGTCGGCCTCGGGCGCGTGGCGCGGGCGGAGCACGACCTGAAGAACCGCCAGCCGCTCGCCTCGGCGACGCTCGTCCTCGCCCCGGAGATCTTCGGCGTCGACGTGCGGCCACAGCTCGAGCGTGTGCGCGGGCTCGTCCTCGACGAGCTGAACGTGAAGGACATCTTCTTCGCCGAACGTCGTGGCGATTTCGTCACCCACGAGGTGCGGCCCAACTTCCGCGTCCTCGGCAAGAAGCTCGGCGGGAGGATGAAGTCCGCACAGGCGGCGCTCCTCGCAGCCGACGGCGATGTCCTCGCCGAAACCCTCGCGCGCGACGGCCGGATCGAGATCCTGGCCGACGGCGGGGCGTTGGTGTTGCTGCCCGAGGATCTCGAGGTCCGGCTGATCGAGAAGGAGGGGATGGCGACGGCGAACGACGGCGAGCTCCTCGTCGCTCTCGACCCGCAGCTCACCCCGGCGCTCATCTGCGAGGGCCGCGCGCGCGAGGTGGTCAATCGCCTGCAGACAGCGCGCAAGGAGGCCGGGCTCGACTATGCCGACCGGATCCGCGTGCGTTACAGCGCCGCGCCCGAGCTCGAGGCGGCGATCGCCACGCATCGCGACTGGATCTCGGGCGAGACGCTCGCCGTCGACTGGCAGAGCGGCGATGCCGAAAGCGGCAACGGCGACGGCCTGGCCCCGGCGCCGATCGATGACCTCGGCTTCGCCTTCGCCATCGTTCGCGCCTCCTGA
- a CDS encoding alpha/beta fold hydrolase: MTAWTSEEEQRRKRRQRILRGLLLGGAAIGLPAVINASIARRARKLEPTVWGRRHRYAWDLADVVFQRLGSGEPIVLLHSFGPGHDSLEWRRAAERLSEDFQVFAPDFPGWGRSERPPTALDGELYIEFLLDFLDDVVRRRAVLVASGLTAAYAVQVAVDHPELVRGLVLSCPVGIDLASEEPDLKDAVIHRLLKLPIFGTSALNLYTTRKGIQRYLCEEVYSDPALVTDSLVDHHYRGAHEPANRAALAAYLSGYLNHRIGPALSRLATPTLLVWGREAANPPVESADLWLQAVGNAELEVLEGAGTLPHNEAAAAFAERLALFADQLPAG, from the coding sequence ATGACGGCCTGGACCAGCGAAGAAGAACAGCGGCGAAAGCGGCGCCAGCGGATCCTCCGGGGCCTGCTCCTGGGTGGCGCGGCGATCGGCCTGCCGGCGGTCATCAACGCGTCCATCGCACGCCGCGCGCGGAAGCTCGAGCCGACCGTCTGGGGCCGCCGGCACCGCTACGCCTGGGACCTCGCGGACGTCGTGTTTCAGCGCCTCGGATCGGGAGAGCCGATCGTCCTGCTGCATTCGTTCGGTCCAGGGCACGATTCGCTCGAGTGGCGCCGGGCGGCGGAGAGGCTGTCCGAAGACTTCCAGGTCTTCGCCCCCGACTTTCCCGGCTGGGGCCGGTCGGAGCGCCCGCCGACGGCGCTCGACGGCGAGCTCTACATCGAGTTTCTGCTCGACTTCCTGGACGACGTCGTGCGGCGCCGGGCGGTGCTCGTCGCCTCCGGCCTCACCGCCGCCTACGCCGTGCAGGTGGCGGTCGACCACCCCGAGCTGGTGCGCGGCCTGGTGCTCTCCTGCCCGGTCGGGATCGACCTCGCGAGCGAGGAACCCGACCTCAAGGACGCCGTCATCCACCGCCTTCTGAAGCTGCCGATCTTCGGTACCTCGGCCCTGAACCTCTACACGACGAGGAAGGGCATCCAGCGCTACCTCTGCGAAGAGGTCTATTCCGATCCGGCGCTGGTAACCGACTCGCTCGTCGACCATCACTACCGGGGTGCCCACGAGCCCGCCAATCGGGCGGCGCTCGCCGCCTATCTTTCGGGCTATCTCAACCACCGCATCGGTCCGGCGCTCTCGCGCCTCGCCACCCCGACACTGCTCGTCTGGGGCCGGGAAGCGGCGAATCCGCCGGTCGAATCGGCCGACCTATGGCTCCAGGCGGTCGGCAACGCCGAGCTCGAGGTGCTGGAGGGCGCCGGCACCCTGCCGCACAACGAAGCGGCGGCGGCCTTCGCGGAACGTCTCGCGCTGTTCGCCGATCAGCTGCCGGCCGGATGA
- the def gene encoding peptide deformylase, giving the protein MAVLPIVRMGNPVLRTPAAPVPPEALAEPATQQWIDDMVETMLEADGVGLAAPQVGVDWQLFVYQAEDDDDPQGGIPLCVVVNPELEALPGERVVDWEGCLSIPDLRGLVPRHPAVRLRGLDREGSPVDRVVAGFEARIVQHEFDHLHGVLFLDRMRDLASLAFLDEWQEFVGAVGPEAEPAVSRTPTGAAQATS; this is encoded by the coding sequence ATGGCTGTTCTGCCGATCGTTCGAATGGGGAATCCGGTGCTGCGCACACCGGCGGCGCCGGTGCCGCCGGAGGCGCTCGCTGAGCCTGCGACACAGCAGTGGATCGACGACATGGTCGAGACGATGCTCGAGGCCGACGGGGTCGGACTCGCCGCGCCGCAGGTCGGCGTCGATTGGCAGCTGTTCGTCTACCAGGCGGAGGACGACGACGACCCGCAGGGCGGAATCCCGCTCTGCGTCGTGGTCAACCCGGAGCTCGAGGCTCTGCCGGGCGAACGGGTCGTCGACTGGGAGGGCTGCCTTTCGATACCGGATCTGCGCGGGCTCGTGCCGCGCCACCCGGCGGTGCGCCTGCGCGGCCTGGACCGCGAAGGCAGTCCCGTGGATCGCGTCGTCGCAGGTTTCGAAGCGCGCATCGTGCAGCACGAGTTCGACCACCTGCACGGCGTCCTCTTCCTCGACCGGATGCGCGACCTCGCCTCGCTCGCTTTCCTCGACGAGTGGCAGGAGTTCGTGGGCGCGGTCGGACCGGAGGCCGAGCCCGCCGTTTCCCGGACGCCGACGGGCGCCGCGCAAGCCACAAGTTGA
- a CDS encoding 23S rRNA (pseudouridine(1915)-N(3))-methyltransferase RlmH has protein sequence MSLRFHLLWAGRHSPEPWESLSADYRRRIEGFVPIREQAIRVAASGEDRARRRLEGEALSAAAAKPAYLVALDERGALWTSEELAQQVERWRAEWPHPVVFFLGSDVGLDPALLESCRLRLAFGRMTLPHHLARLVLLEQLYRALSIVAGINYHRATLKQDQ, from the coding sequence TTGAGCCTCAGGTTCCATCTGCTTTGGGCCGGCCGGCACTCGCCGGAGCCATGGGAGTCGCTGTCGGCGGACTACCGTCGCCGGATCGAGGGCTTCGTTCCGATCCGCGAACAGGCGATCCGGGTCGCCGCCTCTGGCGAGGACCGGGCGCGGCGACGGCTCGAAGGGGAGGCTCTCTCGGCCGCGGCAGCGAAGCCGGCGTATCTCGTGGCGCTCGACGAACGCGGTGCGCTGTGGACTTCGGAGGAGCTGGCGCAGCAGGTCGAGCGCTGGCGCGCGGAGTGGCCGCACCCGGTCGTCTTCTTTCTCGGCAGCGATGTCGGACTCGACCCGGCGCTCCTCGAATCGTGCCGGTTGCGCCTCGCTTTCGGGCGCATGACGCTGCCCCACCATCTGGCGCGGCTGGTGCTTCTCGAACAGCTCTACAGGGCGCTTTCGATCGTCGCTGGAATCAACTATCATCGCGCGACGTTGAAGCAGGACCAGTAG